Within the Flavobacterium sp. CG_23.5 genome, the region TAATAACTAATTATTAATTGTTGTTTGTATCTTTGTTTATAGCCGATAAACGTAATACCCCAAATTACAGCTGATTATTTATCGTCATTTTTTTTTATTAAATAAAATTCTTAACTAAAAGTTAAATTTAATTCCAAGAAAAAATGAAAAAATTTTCAACGGATATTACAATCATAATGCTATTTCTACTTGTGCAGTTTGCTTCTGCCCAAAAAGATCGTGACAATTCACTTATAGTAGAATCCGGAATTAATCTTTCTTTACCTGTACATATTGAAATGTATCGATCACATCGGTTAGGAATTGGCGTCAATTTAAGAGTGGCGGAAAAGATTTCACGCAGAACTGATTTTGGGATTAGGGCTGAATATGATTACAGGTTTACCAAAAAAAATCATCCTGCTATACCGCGAGAAAGTACTGTGGCAGAAAGAGCCTTGTATAGGAATTTTAGTCTATTTGCGCTAAAGCCGAGTGTTCAATTTAATTTAAATTCACATTGGTGTTTTGGTGCTGAATCCGGTGTGGGTTACGCCATTTCAGACGAAGACCCTCATATTGGATTAGGCTTTGTATCTGAATTTAATGGTCCTACGCGTTTTGGCTCTTGTTCCGGCATCTACCTCGGGAAATATTTAGTAAAGAACAAACTGAACGTTTCGTTGAATTTAACAAATTATGTATCGCATGCTCATGCTGAAAATACGCTTGGTCTAAAATTTGTTTATTGTTTTAATAAAGGAATCGTAAATTAGAATTAATCACTTTAAATTTCACAATTGTACCATCCCTACAATAAAAAGAAAAAATATACTACATTTTGGTAGACATAAAATACCATCTATGTCGCTAAAAATTAGTAACTTAGTATGTAATTTTTTAACACATAGTATCATGGACACTGTAAAAAACTTGAATAAGTGGGCGAATGCTCATACTTATTTTCCAATTGATTTATTACGAGTAGCGCTTGGTGTATTTTTGTTCATGAAAGGGATTTCCTTTATAACAAATATTCAATACTTGGCTGATTTAATTTCTCCAATTGACAGGATTGGCGGTGGAATGTTTCTCATTCATTATATTGCTCCCGCACACATGGTAGGCGGCATAATGATTATGTTTGGTTTACTGACTAGATGGGCAATTATAGCGCAATTACCTATATTAATAGCAGCGATTATCATAAATTTCATGGGTGAAATGCATTCCCAAAATTTATTTTTAGCAATAGTAACCTTGGCAATTTGTAGTTTTTTCTTGTTTTATGGTAGTGGAAAACATTCTGCTGATTATTATTTTAAAATGCAAAAATAGCACCCCATAAAAAAAGCATCTGAATATAACAGATGCTTTTTTTAAGGTTTCGAAAATAATCTAAATATTTTCTATAATTTCTTTTCTTTTGATTTTCCCGTTATCAGTTTCGCTAAATTTTGAAACGTAAAAGACTTCTTTTGGTTTTTCGTATTTATCTAATTCATCAAAAGTATTTTCATCTAATGTTTGTTTCTCTCCTTCGATAATAAGCACTAATTTTTCTCCTAATATCGCATCTTGAATCCCTGTTACAAAAAATCTTGAATGAATTTTCCCTGAAAGCTTATCCTCAATTTGCTCTGGAATTAATTTGATTCCACCGCTATTTATAACATTGTCAATTCGGCCTACATAACAAAATTGAGTGTCATTTATTAATTCTACGATATCATTAGTAACAATTGTATCTTCTGCAATTTGTGGCGCATCAATGACTAAACAATTCCGTTCATCTTGAGAAATTTTAATATTAGGTAAAACAGAAAAAGCCTTTTCGCCTATTTTTTTGGCGGCAATATGCGTAATTGTTTCTGTCATCCCATACGTTTCGTAGGTTTGCGTTTTCAACTTTGCAAGACTTTTTTCTAAAGATTTACTGATTTTAACACCGCCAACAATCATTTTTTTTACATTTTTTAATTCTGATAAAGAATTCTGAACTTGCAACGGAACCATGGCAACAAAATCATATTTTTTATCATTATACAACAGCGGATGCGAGTTGGGCGCTACAAAATCCATATCAAGACCCAAAATAAAACTTCTAACAAACATCATTTTTCCAGCAATATATTTAGTTGGCAAGCAATGTAATGCTTTATCTCCCGGGCTCAATTTGAAAAAATCACCAGTTGCTAACGCTGAATTTACCATTGCTTGTTTTTCGATTCTAATAATTTTTGGAGTTCCGGTAGTTCCAGAAGTATTGAGGTCAATATATGTTTTTTTATCAAACCAATCCAGAATAAAATCGCCAACGGATTTCTCGTACTCATCTCCTTCTTTAATAAAACTGTAAGCTACTCGGCATAAATCTTTTTTACCCAAATGAAATCCATTCAGTTTAAAATGATTGTTTACGTTATTGTATGTGATTGTATTCATGATACTTAAATTTAAATCATTAATAGATTATTGTTATGCTATTTTTCCAGTTAATTTTTCTTTCCAATTAACCCATTTGTATTTTTTACTAAAGATAAATAAAAGTATCGGGTAAATAATAACAACCGGGAATATAACATCTAATCCTGCTGAAGGTTGCGAAATATCTTTAAAAATGGAATTTGTTTGAAATGCAGACCAATCTGAAGTTACTAATAAAGCACTTACCAAATTGTTAGCGGCATGAAATCCTAAAGCTAATTCCATCCCTTCATCCATTAAAGTAATTACCCCCAAAAATAATCCAGTTCCTACATAGTAAACTAAAATGATATTACCGATTTTAGAAACTTCTGGATTTGAAATATGCATGACACCAAAAATAACAGAAGTCATAATTAAAGGAAACCATCTGTTTTTTGCCAGATTAGCGAATCCTTGCATCAAATAACCTCTAAAAACATATTCCTCGGTGCTGGTTTGAATTGGAATCAACAGTGTTCCTATCACCACTAAAATAAAAAACGGGATGGGTTTAAAATTGATTACAAAGTCACTTGGATTAGACAAATAGAATGCTAAAGTCGTTACAATGGTAAAAATTGCCCAAATTGAAAATGAATAAAGTACTCTATTCCAATCCATTTTAGATCTTGAAGTTGTAATAGAAAGCATCGTTTGATTGTGCAAATAACGCACCACGAAGAAAATTCCGAGCATCGCAAAAACGAATGAAATCAGGATTAAAAATAATGTCATATTGGGTTCAAAAAAACTCATAATTGCATCATTAGAAGTAGGGTATGGTTTCCCATTCACATAGGTTTCATAATACAAAGCAAGTAATAAAGGAACCTGACCGACAAAAGAGGCGAAAATAATCAATATGGAACCCCCAATATATTTCCAAAAATTATTTTCTGGTCTTATTCCTTGTTCTATAAACATAGATTTTTGTTTTTTATATTATTAAAATTAGAGTAACGAATTGTACTTTTGTTACACTTATAGAATGAATTGAATTTACAATTTCCTTTCTAAAAAAATTAGATGATACAAATATACCATAATCCACGTTGTGGAAAATCAAGAAACTGCTTAGCTCTGATTAAAGAATCTGAAAAAGAATATGAGATCATCAATTACCTTGAAAATGGTCCCACTTTTATTGAATTAACAGCAATTCTCAAAAAATTACACTTTGAACCTATTTCATTGGTTCGTCAAAAAGAGAAAATTTGGATAGAAAATTTCAAAAATATAGAAATGAGTCCTGATGAAATTATCCAAGCAATGGTCGATTATCCTATTCTTATCGAAAGACCAATTGTCATCATAGGAAACAAAGCAATATTAGGCAGAGAACTGGACAAAGTCTCCGGTTTCATTTAGCGGTATCGCAATAATTTAATTAACATTTTATTGTGATTTGGCTTTTAAACCAAATCCACTTTTAACAATCTAAAAAGAATATCTAAAATTAATATAATGCCAACAAAATTAAAACAACTCTTAACCTTTGCATTCCTTTTTTCTACTCTAATAAATTTTGCTCAACAAGGACCTAATTCAAAACCTAAAATTAAAATTACAGGAAATGTAATTGAAAAAGTGAGTAAACAACCGCTTGAATATGCTACAGTTACTTTTCTATATCCCAATAATCCAAAGCCTGTTGCAGGTGGAATTACAAATGCAAAAGGAGAGTTTGATATCGACCTCGTTCCTGGAATTTATGATATAAAAATTGAGTTTATCTCTTTCAAATTGAATCAAATTAAACAAAAAAGCCTTCAGACAAGTACAAATTTGGGTCAAATAGCTTTAGACGAAGATGCAAATCAATTAAATGAAGTTGTTATTAGATCGGAAAAAACTACGGTCGAAATTAAATTAGACAAAAAAGTTTATAATGTAGGTAGTGATTTAATGGTAAAAGGAGGAACTGTAAGTGATGTTCTTGACAATATTCCATCCGTTTCCGTAGATGTTGAAGGAAATGTAAGCCTTCGTGGCAACGATAATGTGAAAGTCCTTATTGACGGAAAACCTTCAAATGCTATTAATATCGCCGAAGCTTTGCGATTAATTCCCGCTGATGCTATTGAAAAAGTAGAAGTTATTACCAATCCATCAGCTAGATATGACGCTGAAGGTGGTGGTGG harbors:
- a CDS encoding arsenate reductase family protein, with translation MIQIYHNPRCGKSRNCLALIKESEKEYEIINYLENGPTFIELTAILKKLHFEPISLVRQKEKIWIENFKNIEMSPDEIIQAMVDYPILIERPIVIIGNKAILGRELDKVSGFI
- a CDS encoding DoxX family protein, with translation MDTVKNLNKWANAHTYFPIDLLRVALGVFLFMKGISFITNIQYLADLISPIDRIGGGMFLIHYIAPAHMVGGIMIMFGLLTRWAIIAQLPILIAAIIINFMGEMHSQNLFLAIVTLAICSFFLFYGSGKHSADYYFKMQK
- a CDS encoding CPBP family intramembrane glutamic endopeptidase, whose translation is MFIEQGIRPENNFWKYIGGSILIIFASFVGQVPLLLALYYETYVNGKPYPTSNDAIMSFFEPNMTLFLILISFVFAMLGIFFVVRYLHNQTMLSITTSRSKMDWNRVLYSFSIWAIFTIVTTLAFYLSNPSDFVINFKPIPFFILVVIGTLLIPIQTSTEEYVFRGYLMQGFANLAKNRWFPLIMTSVIFGVMHISNPEVSKIGNIILVYYVGTGLFLGVITLMDEGMELALGFHAANNLVSALLVTSDWSAFQTNSIFKDISQPSAGLDVIFPVVIIYPILLFIFSKKYKWVNWKEKLTGKIA
- a CDS encoding AMP-binding protein → MNTITYNNVNNHFKLNGFHLGKKDLCRVAYSFIKEGDEYEKSVGDFILDWFDKKTYIDLNTSGTTGTPKIIRIEKQAMVNSALATGDFFKLSPGDKALHCLPTKYIAGKMMFVRSFILGLDMDFVAPNSHPLLYNDKKYDFVAMVPLQVQNSLSELKNVKKMIVGGVKISKSLEKSLAKLKTQTYETYGMTETITHIAAKKIGEKAFSVLPNIKISQDERNCLVIDAPQIAEDTIVTNDIVELINDTQFCYVGRIDNVINSGGIKLIPEQIEDKLSGKIHSRFFVTGIQDAILGEKLVLIIEGEKQTLDENTFDELDKYEKPKEVFYVSKFSETDNGKIKRKEIIENI